One Candidatus Culexarchaeum yellowstonense genomic region harbors:
- a CDS encoding copper-translocating P-type ATPase produces the protein MCGHHHHHVMDFKRRFTLSVLLTIPLIFLSESIYSFFGIEFSIPYGAFLSLMLSTVIFFYGGFPFLSGLVYEVRFRRPGMMTLVGFAITIAFAYSVLTVFSGGGFFLELATLIDVMLLGHWVEARSVMGASMALEGLAKLMPKYAHLIVDGDVKDVSVSDLRVGDIVLVKPGEKIPCDGVVVEGESHVDEALLTGESKPVHKGVGDRVIGGSINGDGVLKVRVDKSGDETYLAQVIRLVKQAQESKTRIQDIADKAAALLFYISLAAGVITFLYWYPISGVYAALSRTVTVLVIACPHALGLAIPLVVALTTSITAKMGILIRDRMALELARNIDTVVFDKTGTLTLGELKVTRVIPYIDLDELVSLTASLESNSEHTVAKAIVEYAKSIGISLRRVEEFKSMPGRGVYGRIDGREVYVGGWNLIKELKIPIKDDVVKEVSGRGETLVFTVVNGALAGLFALSDVIRPESYEAVKALKDMGIHVYMITGDSEDVAKWVAEELGIDKYFANVLPHEKAEKIKDLMRMGYRVAMVGDGVNDAPALASAQIGIAIGAGTDVAIESANIILVGNDPRGVVKVLEIARKSYSKMIQNLWWAAGYNAITIPMAAGVLSNLGLTIPPAIGAIIMSISTVIVALNSSILKRYEPKIPEYMEKHITIDPVCGMEVDPSQAYGKIEYKGITIYFCSQECQEKFKRNPEKYFAKILRG, from the coding sequence ATGTGTGGGCATCACCATCATCATGTAATGGATTTCAAGAGGAGGTTTACGTTATCTGTTTTGCTAACAATCCCCCTCATATTCCTCTCAGAATCCATTTACAGCTTCTTCGGTATTGAATTCTCAATTCCATATGGTGCTTTCCTCTCACTAATGCTTTCCACAGTAATATTCTTTTATGGTGGGTTTCCATTCTTATCCGGTTTGGTTTATGAGGTTAGGTTTCGCCGCCCTGGTATGATGACCCTTGTGGGTTTCGCCATCACCATAGCCTTTGCATATTCTGTTTTAACTGTTTTTAGTGGTGGAGGATTCTTCCTCGAGCTTGCCACATTGATTGATGTTATGCTTTTAGGACATTGGGTTGAGGCTAGGAGTGTTATGGGTGCTTCCATGGCTTTGGAGGGGCTTGCAAAACTTATGCCTAAATATGCCCATTTAATTGTTGATGGTGATGTTAAGGATGTTTCAGTCTCAGATTTGAGGGTTGGAGATATTGTGCTGGTTAAGCCTGGTGAGAAGATTCCATGTGATGGTGTTGTGGTTGAGGGGGAGAGTCATGTTGATGAAGCTCTCTTGACAGGTGAATCTAAACCAGTTCATAAGGGGGTTGGCGATAGGGTTATTGGCGGTTCAATTAATGGTGATGGTGTTTTAAAGGTTAGGGTAGATAAGTCTGGGGATGAAACATATTTGGCTCAGGTTATAAGGCTGGTTAAGCAAGCTCAAGAAAGTAAAACAAGAATTCAAGATATCGCTGATAAAGCAGCTGCACTACTATTCTACATATCCCTTGCTGCTGGGGTAATAACATTCCTATACTGGTATCCAATAAGTGGAGTTTACGCGGCTCTATCGAGAACAGTCACGGTTCTGGTGATAGCTTGTCCACATGCATTGGGCTTAGCAATCCCCCTCGTGGTAGCCCTAACAACATCAATAACTGCGAAGATGGGTATTCTAATTAGGGATAGGATGGCTCTTGAACTTGCAAGGAACATTGACACTGTAGTTTTTGATAAGACTGGAACATTAACTCTTGGTGAATTGAAGGTTACAAGAGTTATTCCATATATTGATTTAGATGAACTTGTAAGTTTAACTGCAAGTTTAGAATCAAATTCTGAGCATACAGTTGCAAAGGCCATTGTCGAATATGCTAAATCCATTGGTATAAGTTTAAGGAGGGTTGAAGAGTTTAAATCCATGCCTGGAAGGGGGGTTTACGGTAGAATTGATGGTAGGGAGGTTTACGTTGGAGGTTGGAATCTAATCAAAGAGCTCAAAATTCCAATTAAAGATGATGTGGTTAAGGAGGTTAGTGGGAGGGGCGAAACATTAGTATTCACAGTAGTTAATGGGGCTTTAGCCGGTTTATTTGCATTATCAGATGTCATAAGACCTGAATCCTATGAAGCTGTTAAAGCACTTAAAGATATGGGTATACACGTTTATATGATTACAGGGGATTCCGAGGATGTGGCTAAATGGGTTGCTGAAGAGCTTGGCATAGATAAATACTTTGCAAATGTACTTCCACATGAAAAGGCTGAGAAGATTAAGGATTTAATGCGTATGGGTTATAGAGTTGCAATGGTTGGAGATGGAGTGAATGATGCCCCTGCACTGGCTTCAGCTCAAATTGGAATAGCCATTGGAGCTGGAACTGATGTGGCGATTGAGAGTGCCAATATAATATTGGTGGGTAATGATCCTAGGGGAGTCGTCAAAGTACTTGAAATAGCTAGGAAATCCTATTCAAAGATGATTCAAAACCTATGGTGGGCTGCGGGATACAATGCCATCACAATACCCATGGCGGCTGGAGTTCTATCAAACTTAGGCTTAACAATTCCACCAGCCATTGGAGCAATAATAATGTCAATAAGCACAGTGATAGTGGCACTAAACAGCAGCATTCTAAAAAGATATGAGCCGAAAATTCCAGAATATATGGAGAAGCATATCACTATAGACCCAGTATGCGGAATGGAAGTCGATCCAAGTCAAGCTTACGGGAAAATCGAGTACAAAGGTATAACCATATACTTCTGCTCACAAGAATGCCAAGAAAAGTTTAAGAGAAACCCAGAAAAGTATTTCGCAAAAATATTGAGAGGTTAA
- a CDS encoding tRNA 2-thiocytidine biosynthesis TtcA family protein: protein MVICSRCKSNEAVTRIPYAKMNLCIECFKKFYVNKLKKTIEEYHMIRSGDTVAVAVSGGKDSAALLHALRNAYPKLEVKAIHINLGIEEYSNHCQEKAEELAKQLDVELHIIDIRRKIGISIDDFKKTKFKGKMCSVCGTVKRHIMDEAAMNIGANTIATGHNMDDFMTYMIKNFMERQWKQLAKLKPVVPPVMSGMPKKIRPLIKFPAEENMLYCYYTKIPVNEVECPHSKGAKTLEAMKILNELFKDKPNMKYQFLGSFLNLIPLLENALKEESVIPCRKCGFPSKDGLCAYCKRIELLKSALK from the coding sequence ATGGTGATATGTAGCAGATGCAAATCCAATGAAGCCGTTACCAGGATACCATACGCTAAAATGAACCTATGCATAGAATGCTTCAAGAAGTTCTACGTTAATAAACTTAAGAAGACCATCGAAGAATACCACATGATAAGAAGTGGAGATACTGTTGCAGTGGCAGTTTCAGGTGGCAAAGATAGCGCGGCACTATTACATGCATTAAGGAATGCATACCCAAAACTGGAAGTTAAAGCAATACACATAAACCTAGGGATAGAGGAATACTCAAACCACTGCCAAGAGAAGGCTGAAGAATTAGCGAAGCAATTGGATGTGGAATTGCACATCATAGACATTAGGAGGAAGATTGGGATAAGCATAGATGACTTCAAGAAAACCAAATTCAAGGGGAAAATGTGCTCAGTATGTGGAACTGTGAAGAGGCATATAATGGATGAAGCTGCAATGAATATTGGTGCAAACACAATTGCCACGGGACACAACATGGATGACTTCATGACATACATGATCAAAAACTTCATGGAGAGACAGTGGAAGCAGTTGGCTAAACTGAAACCAGTAGTACCACCAGTAATGAGTGGAATGCCTAAGAAGATAAGGCCACTAATAAAATTCCCAGCAGAGGAAAACATGCTATACTGCTACTACACGAAAATACCTGTAAATGAAGTGGAATGCCCACACTCCAAGGGAGCTAAAACATTGGAGGCCATGAAGATTTTAAATGAACTATTCAAGGATAAGCCAAACATGAAGTATCAGTTTCTTGGAAGCTTCCTAAACCTAATACCACTATTGGAAAACGCATTAAAAGAGGAAAGTGTGATTCCATGTAGGAAATGTGGATTCCCATCAAAGGATGGATTATGCGCATACTGTAAGAGGATTGAATTATTAAAGAGTGCGTTGAAATAA
- a CDS encoding ribosome biogenesis/translation initiation ATPase RLI, whose amino-acid sequence MVRIAILDADKCKPKDCNKECYRFCPRVRSGDKTIEFNAETGKPIIAEALCSGCGICVRKCPFKALKIVNLPDELEENCVHRYGANKFKLYRLPIPKPGIVLGLLGPNAVGKSTAIKILGGVIKPNLGRWDSPPDWDEIIRFYRGSELQTYFEKLSHGNLRVFLKPQYLDKIPSVVKGSVGEVLSRVDEHGVLRDLADSLGLRGIWDRPLSVLSGGELQKVAVAAVALRDADVYLFDEPSSYLDVYERMRVAKVIRGLASKDKYVIVVEHDIAVLDYISDQVCIFYGNPGVYGVVTPVYGVRVGINIYLDGYISSDNVLFRREPVRFDVAPPHIEWAPGSLFLEWGPMRKRLGDFELKVEPGSIHIGEVIGILGPNGIGKTTFIKLLAGVLEADEGYTPTSTLKVSYKPQYVSFKEDLTVKEVLAEAAGDKFNSSWFKSEILMPLDLVGLLDSHLSELSGGELQRVAIAKCLSMDANIYLLDEPSAYLDVEQRISVARIIKRVVEAKSSAAFVVEHDLIIQSIIANSLMVFSGTPGKFGIAHTPTGLRSGMNRFLRDVDVTFRRDPQTGRPRVNKPDSWLDRHQKSIGEYYYYEAKE is encoded by the coding sequence ATGGTTAGGATAGCCATCCTCGATGCTGATAAATGTAAACCTAAGGATTGCAATAAGGAGTGTTATAGGTTTTGCCCTAGGGTTAGGAGTGGGGATAAGACCATTGAGTTTAATGCTGAAACTGGTAAGCCCATAATTGCTGAGGCATTGTGTTCTGGTTGCGGTATATGTGTCCGTAAATGCCCATTTAAGGCTTTGAAGATAGTTAACCTCCCAGATGAGTTGGAGGAGAATTGTGTTCATAGGTATGGAGCCAATAAATTCAAATTATATAGGCTTCCAATACCAAAACCTGGGATAGTTCTAGGTTTACTTGGCCCAAATGCTGTGGGTAAATCCACTGCCATCAAGATTTTGGGTGGAGTTATTAAGCCAAATCTTGGAAGATGGGATTCACCTCCAGACTGGGATGAGATCATACGCTTCTATAGGGGTTCTGAGCTTCAAACATACTTTGAGAAGCTATCCCATGGCAACCTTAGAGTATTCCTTAAACCGCAGTATCTTGATAAGATTCCAAGTGTAGTTAAGGGCTCCGTTGGGGAGGTTCTATCCAGAGTTGATGAGCATGGAGTTCTACGTGATTTAGCTGATTCACTGGGTCTCAGGGGGATTTGGGATAGACCATTAAGCGTTCTCAGTGGTGGTGAGCTTCAGAAGGTTGCTGTTGCAGCTGTAGCCCTCAGGGATGCCGATGTATACCTATTTGATGAGCCTTCAAGCTACCTCGATGTTTATGAGAGGATGAGGGTTGCCAAAGTCATTAGGGGGCTTGCCTCCAAGGATAAATATGTGATTGTTGTGGAGCATGATATTGCAGTTTTAGATTACATTTCAGATCAAGTTTGCATATTCTATGGGAATCCAGGGGTTTATGGTGTTGTAACCCCAGTTTATGGTGTTAGAGTTGGAATAAACATTTATCTTGACGGGTACATATCCTCAGACAACGTCCTATTTAGGCGTGAACCAGTTAGATTTGATGTAGCTCCACCACATATTGAATGGGCTCCTGGAAGCCTATTCCTAGAGTGGGGTCCTATGAGGAAGAGGCTTGGGGATTTTGAGCTTAAGGTTGAGCCTGGAAGCATACATATAGGTGAAGTTATTGGAATTCTAGGTCCAAACGGTATTGGAAAGACGACATTCATAAAGCTTCTTGCAGGAGTTTTGGAAGCCGATGAAGGTTACACTCCAACATCCACTTTAAAGGTTAGCTACAAGCCTCAATATGTATCCTTTAAGGAAGATTTAACTGTTAAGGAGGTTTTGGCTGAAGCTGCTGGTGACAAGTTTAATTCCTCATGGTTTAAGAGTGAAATCCTAATGCCACTAGACCTCGTAGGCCTACTAGACTCACACCTATCTGAGCTTAGTGGTGGTGAGCTTCAGAGGGTTGCCATAGCCAAATGTCTATCCATGGATGCAAACATATACCTACTGGATGAGCCAAGCGCATATTTAGATGTTGAGCAGAGGATCTCGGTGGCTAGGATTATCAAGAGGGTTGTGGAGGCGAAATCTTCAGCTGCATTCGTTGTGGAACATGACCTAATAATTCAAAGCATAATAGCCAACAGCTTAATGGTATTCTCAGGTACTCCGGGTAAATTTGGAATAGCTCACACACCCACAGGGTTAAGGAGTGGAATGAATAGGTTCTTGAGGGATGTGGATGTAACTTTTAGGAGGGATCCCCAGACCGGTAGACCTAGAGTTAATAAGCCAGATTCATGGCTTGATAGGCATCAGAAGAGTATAGGTGAATACTACTATTATGAGGCTAAGGAGTAA
- a CDS encoding fructose-1,6-bisphosphatase yields MKVTVSLIKADVGSLAGHHIVHPKQIEAARENLKLAAETGLILDFYVFNCGDDLELLMTHTKGEDNSEIHGLAWNTFKMVTDNVSKPMKLYAAGQDLLSDAFSGNVRGLGPGVAEMEFEERPSEPIIVFAADKTEPGAFNLPLFRVFADPFNTAGLVIDPRLHKGFSFTILDVLEGLRVTLNCPEEMYDLLALLGTTGRYVIHKIHSREGLLAASCSTTRLSLIAGRYVGKDDPVCIVRAQSGLPAVGEVLEAFAFPHLVAGWMRGSHYGPLMPVSLRDAKCTRFDGPPRIVALGFQLNNGKLVGPADLFDDPAFEYTRMKAMEVADYMRRHGPFMPARLGPDEMEYTTLPQVLEKLKDRFEKVK; encoded by the coding sequence TTGAAGGTTACTGTAAGTTTAATTAAAGCTGATGTTGGAAGCTTGGCGGGGCATCATATAGTTCATCCAAAGCAGATTGAAGCTGCCAGAGAGAATCTAAAATTGGCTGCTGAAACCGGGCTTATACTGGACTTCTACGTCTTCAATTGTGGTGACGACTTGGAGCTTTTAATGACGCATACTAAGGGTGAGGATAATTCTGAAATTCATGGATTAGCTTGGAATACCTTCAAGATGGTTACTGATAATGTTTCAAAGCCCATGAAGCTCTATGCTGCTGGTCAAGACCTATTAAGTGATGCATTCTCAGGTAATGTTAGGGGTTTAGGGCCTGGGGTTGCTGAAATGGAGTTTGAGGAGAGGCCCAGTGAGCCCATCATAGTTTTTGCAGCTGATAAGACTGAGCCTGGAGCCTTCAACCTCCCATTATTCAGAGTCTTTGCAGATCCATTCAACACTGCTGGGCTAGTAATAGATCCAAGACTTCATAAGGGGTTCAGCTTCACCATACTGGATGTTTTGGAGGGGTTAAGGGTTACATTGAATTGCCCTGAGGAGATGTATGATCTCCTAGCCCTACTTGGAACCACTGGTAGATATGTTATACATAAGATTCATAGTAGGGAGGGGTTGCTTGCAGCTTCATGCTCCACAACTAGACTATCCCTTATCGCTGGTAGATATGTTGGTAAAGATGATCCAGTATGTATTGTTAGAGCACAAAGCGGCCTCCCAGCTGTGGGTGAGGTTTTGGAGGCATTTGCCTTCCCACACTTGGTTGCTGGTTGGATGAGGGGGAGTCATTACGGCCCATTAATGCCAGTTTCATTGAGGGATGCTAAGTGCACTAGGTTTGACGGTCCGCCAAGAATTGTGGCATTGGGATTCCAACTGAATAATGGCAAGTTGGTAGGTCCAGCTGACCTGTTTGATGATCCAGCCTTCGAATACACTAGGATGAAGGCTATGGAGGTTGCTGATTACATGCGTAGGCATGGCCCATTCATGCCTGCTAGGCTAGGTCCAGATGAAATGGAGTATACCACACTACCACAGGTTTTGGAGAAGCTTAAGGATAGATTTGAGAAGGTGAAGTAG
- the tpiA gene encoding triose-phosphate isomerase, producing MRILKPPIITLNFKCFLEATGDGAVRLSKIAEKVSNDTGVSIVVCPQHTDLYRVASSVDIPVFSQHIDPITPGSWTGHILPEAVKVAGASGTLLNHSEFRLKLSDIEFALSRVNEVGLIALVCANNVRVASSLAHLKPWGVAVEPPELIGTGMAVSKVKPEVVSNAVSEVKGVSRDVLVFCGAGISAAEDAYIAFKLGVEGILLASAYVKAKDPEYFLRSLCEASLKGI from the coding sequence ATGAGGATTCTGAAACCTCCAATAATAACCTTAAACTTCAAATGTTTTTTGGAGGCTACTGGTGATGGTGCAGTAAGGCTTTCAAAGATTGCAGAGAAGGTTTCCAATGATACTGGTGTTAGCATAGTGGTATGTCCACAACATACAGACCTCTACAGAGTTGCAAGTTCAGTTGATATTCCAGTATTCTCACAGCACATAGACCCCATAACTCCTGGCTCTTGGACTGGCCACATCCTCCCGGAGGCAGTTAAGGTTGCAGGGGCTTCTGGCACACTTCTGAACCACTCGGAATTTAGACTTAAATTGTCAGATATAGAGTTTGCATTGTCTAGGGTTAATGAAGTTGGATTGATTGCCCTTGTATGCGCTAACAATGTTAGGGTTGCCTCATCATTGGCTCATCTTAAACCTTGGGGTGTAGCTGTAGAACCCCCTGAACTAATTGGTACTGGTATGGCTGTGAGTAAGGTTAAACCTGAAGTTGTCTCCAACGCTGTCAGCGAGGTTAAGGGGGTTTCAAGGGATGTACTCGTATTTTGTGGTGCAGGGATATCCGCAGCTGAAGATGCATACATAGCCTTTAAATTGGGGGTTGAAGGTATACTCCTCGCCTCAGCTTACGTTAAAGCTAAAGATCCTGAATACTTCTTAAGATCACTCTGCGAAGCCTCCCTAAAGGGAATTTAG
- a CDS encoding metallophosphoesterase translates to MIRPVSPYPALIIEDSYGKIMVISDLHLGWEASLAEDGIHIPSQTGKMLRKVKEVLTAENPSSLIILGDLKHTVEKIMLEEWRDVPSFLEEVKKMVGEIRVIPGNHDGDISILLPNGVKLEPQQGVIVGDVGLFHGHAWPDIRMLNCKTLVIGHVHPVITFRDHTGYRVTSQVWVKASCNNITLAKAILRRYKIKFRDEEEALRILSEEYSTQPRVENLIIMPSFNEFLGGRAVNKISIARDEALKDFIGPILRSGSINLGEAEIYLLDGTFLGELNQLTMAR, encoded by the coding sequence TTGATAAGGCCTGTAAGCCCCTACCCAGCTCTAATAATAGAGGATAGCTATGGGAAGATTATGGTGATATCTGATCTACATTTGGGGTGGGAGGCATCACTAGCTGAAGATGGAATACATATACCATCACAAACTGGGAAGATGCTTAGGAAGGTTAAGGAGGTTTTAACCGCTGAAAACCCAAGCAGCCTAATAATACTTGGAGATCTAAAGCACACAGTGGAGAAGATAATGCTAGAGGAGTGGAGGGATGTCCCATCATTCCTAGAGGAGGTTAAGAAGATGGTGGGGGAGATTAGGGTTATACCTGGAAATCATGATGGAGACATAAGCATACTACTCCCAAATGGAGTTAAATTGGAGCCACAGCAGGGAGTTATAGTTGGAGATGTGGGGTTATTCCATGGGCATGCATGGCCGGACATAAGAATGTTAAACTGCAAGACACTGGTGATAGGGCATGTACACCCAGTAATAACATTCAGAGATCACACTGGATATAGGGTTACAAGCCAGGTTTGGGTTAAAGCCTCATGCAACAATATAACCCTAGCGAAAGCCATCTTGAGGAGGTATAAGATCAAATTTAGGGATGAAGAGGAAGCGTTGAGGATACTTTCAGAGGAATACTCCACACAACCGAGAGTTGAAAACCTAATAATAATGCCATCATTCAATGAGTTCCTCGGGGGTAGAGCTGTAAACAAGATATCCATAGCAAGAGATGAAGCACTAAAAGATTTCATTGGACCAATACTTAGATCTGGAAGCATAAATCTCGGGGAAGCCGAAATATACTTATTGGATGGAACATTCCTAGGAGAATTAAACCAACTTACAATGGCAAGATGA
- a CDS encoding ABC transporter ATP-binding protein has product MGAVVEAVDLHKYYYMKGWVVKALQGVNLSVSRGEYLSIMGPSGSGKTTLFNMIGGLDRPTSGKVVVDGVDLSTLSDYDLAMFRCFKIGYVFQTFNLIPFLTALDNVMLPMVFAGLSVEERRRRAVELLNIVGLGDRLHHKPDELSGGQQQRVAIARALANNPSILLADEPTGNLDLATGFKIVSLMKDLNVKNGITVICATHDMKILGVSDRIAWIRDGVIERIEPKRTVEITFEELFGEPLKL; this is encoded by the coding sequence ATGGGGGCAGTTGTTGAGGCTGTGGATTTGCATAAATATTATTATATGAAGGGGTGGGTTGTTAAGGCTCTTCAAGGTGTTAATCTATCCGTTTCCCGTGGTGAATATTTGTCCATTATGGGGCCTTCAGGTTCAGGTAAAACCACATTATTTAATATGATTGGTGGTTTGGATAGGCCTACTAGTGGTAAGGTTGTGGTTGATGGTGTGGATCTATCCACATTGAGCGATTATGATCTTGCCATGTTTAGATGTTTTAAGATTGGATATGTTTTTCAAACTTTCAATTTGATTCCATTCCTCACGGCCCTCGATAATGTTATGTTGCCAATGGTTTTTGCAGGTTTAAGTGTTGAGGAGAGGCGTAGGAGGGCTGTGGAATTGTTGAATATTGTGGGTTTGGGTGATAGGCTGCATCATAAGCCTGATGAGCTTTCAGGTGGGCAGCAGCAGAGGGTTGCCATTGCAAGGGCTTTAGCCAATAATCCATCAATATTGTTGGCTGATGAGCCTACTGGTAATCTTGATTTAGCCACTGGGTTTAAGATTGTTAGTTTGATGAAGGATTTGAATGTTAAGAATGGGATTACTGTTATCTGTGCAACTCATGATATGAAGATTTTGGGTGTTAGTGATCGTATTGCTTGGATTAGGGATGGTGTTATTGAGCGTATCGAGCCTAAGAGGACTGTGGAGATTACTTTTGAGGAGTTATTTGGGGAGCCTCTAAAACTTTAG
- a CDS encoding NifB/NifX family molybdenum-iron cluster-binding protein produces the protein MTIKRIAIATVGYGGLEDHVSGEFGHSRTFTIVEVEDGVVRDVKIIDNPAGPMTHGRGPVVAKRISDMGVEVVISGELGPGASMILQELGISRIIVKPGLKVVDALKEKEFIK, from the coding sequence TTGACTATTAAGAGGATTGCAATTGCCACTGTGGGCTACGGGGGACTTGAAGACCACGTCTCAGGGGAGTTTGGACACTCAAGGACATTTACAATCGTGGAAGTTGAAGATGGCGTTGTAAGGGATGTTAAGATTATTGATAATCCCGCTGGACCTATGACCCATGGTAGGGGACCTGTAGTTGCTAAGAGGATTTCAGATATGGGTGTGGAAGTCGTCATATCAGGTGAGCTTGGACCTGGAGCATCAATGATCCTACAAGAGCTGGGTATATCGAGGATTATTGTGAAACCTGGACTTAAAGTTGTTGACGCCTTAAAGGAGAAGGAGTTTATCAAGTGA
- a CDS encoding zinc metalloprotease HtpX: protein MMGRVILLFGIMTGLLMLVGYAIGSLFGSPLIAVELSLAMALFMNLITYLYSDKIVLSMSRARIVSEAEYPRLHRIVERVANAANIPKPKVAVIDSNAPNAFATGRGPGRSVVAVTKGLMSILDEDEIEAVIGHEVTHIKNRDILVSTIAATLAGAISYLAFLGRWGILWGTGDRRRDEGSIVAALLAAILAPIAATLVQLAISREREYGADEGGAKITGKPMSLANALIKISGAKNAGLTLNVNPSTSHMWIVNPLRGSTLEELFSTHPPVEKRVERLKKIAREMGIYYM from the coding sequence ATGATGGGTAGAGTTATACTGCTCTTCGGGATAATGACTGGGCTCCTAATGCTTGTGGGTTACGCCATAGGATCACTATTTGGGAGCCCATTAATTGCCGTTGAATTATCCCTAGCTATGGCTCTATTCATGAATTTAATCACATACCTATACTCAGATAAGATCGTCTTAAGCATGTCTAGGGCTAGAATAGTTAGTGAAGCGGAATATCCACGTCTACACAGGATAGTTGAACGTGTAGCCAATGCGGCAAACATACCAAAACCAAAAGTTGCAGTAATAGATAGCAATGCCCCAAATGCCTTCGCAACTGGTAGGGGTCCTGGGAGAAGCGTTGTAGCTGTAACTAAAGGGTTAATGTCAATACTAGATGAAGATGAGATTGAGGCGGTAATAGGGCATGAGGTAACGCACATCAAGAATAGGGATATACTTGTCTCAACAATAGCTGCAACCCTTGCTGGTGCAATAAGCTACCTAGCATTCCTTGGTAGGTGGGGAATATTATGGGGAACTGGAGATCGTAGGAGGGATGAGGGATCCATAGTGGCTGCATTGTTGGCGGCAATATTAGCCCCAATAGCCGCAACACTAGTGCAGTTGGCAATATCCCGTGAGAGGGAGTATGGAGCCGATGAGGGTGGAGCGAAGATCACAGGTAAACCCATGAGCTTAGCCAACGCCCTAATAAAGATAAGTGGAGCTAAGAATGCTGGATTAACATTAAATGTGAATCCATCAACATCCCACATGTGGATAGTAAACCCATTGAGAGGGTCAACACTAGAAGAACTATTCTCAACACATCCACCAGTGGAGAAGAGGGTTGAAAGATTAAAGAAGATTGCCAGGGAAATGGGAATATACTACATGTAA
- a CDS encoding ATP-binding protein has translation MSIPTYPFTAIVDQDSMKLALLLNAINPRIGGVLIRGAKGTGKSTAVRALAELLPEIEVVKGCPFNCNPKDPTNMCEVCREKYERGGPLEYERRKMRIITLPIGATEDRVVGTLDITRAIKEGVKALEPGLLAEANQNILYVDEINLLPDHIVDDILDAAASGWNVVEREGISVAHPARFILIGTMNPEEGELRPQLLDRLALHVQVENIYDKDLRIEIMRRNLEYEENPEAFRKKFEPQQEELRRRIINARNILPKVKVPDKLLEVVSRLCIKLRVDGHRPDITIIKTAKTLAAFEGVLEVNLDHIKTCARLTLSHRTRRGGLEEPATPQQIEDALNEALIEAKVLEAPQITPQK, from the coding sequence ATGTCAATACCCACATATCCATTCACAGCTATAGTGGATCAGGACAGCATGAAACTAGCCCTCCTATTAAACGCAATAAACCCTAGGATAGGGGGAGTATTGATTAGGGGGGCTAAGGGGACTGGTAAAAGCACAGCGGTAAGAGCCTTAGCAGAACTCCTCCCAGAAATAGAGGTTGTGAAGGGATGCCCCTTCAACTGCAACCCAAAGGACCCAACAAACATGTGTGAAGTATGCAGAGAGAAGTATGAGAGGGGGGGACCCCTCGAATATGAGAGGAGGAAGATGAGGATAATCACGCTACCCATAGGAGCCACTGAAGATAGGGTTGTGGGAACACTGGATATAACGAGGGCCATAAAGGAGGGGGTTAAAGCCCTAGAGCCAGGGCTACTTGCAGAAGCAAATCAAAACATACTATACGTGGATGAAATAAACCTACTACCAGACCACATAGTCGACGACATACTTGATGCAGCAGCCTCAGGATGGAACGTCGTGGAGAGGGAGGGGATATCAGTGGCACATCCAGCCAGATTCATACTAATAGGAACCATGAATCCAGAGGAGGGGGAGCTTAGACCACAATTACTTGATAGATTAGCACTACACGTACAAGTCGAGAACATATACGATAAGGATTTAAGGATAGAGATTATGAGGAGGAACTTGGAATACGAGGAAAACCCAGAAGCCTTCAGGAAGAAGTTTGAACCACAACAGGAGGAGCTTAGGAGGAGGATAATAAATGCCAGAAACATACTGCCAAAAGTTAAAGTTCCGGATAAACTTTTGGAAGTGGTTTCGAGATTATGTATAAAACTCAGGGTTGATGGACATAGACCAGACATAACAATAATAAAGACTGCAAAAACCCTAGCAGCCTTCGAGGGGGTTTTAGAGGTAAACTTAGACCACATAAAGACATGTGCAAGATTAACTTTAAGCCACAGGACTAGGAGGGGAGGGCTTGAAGAACCTGCAACCCCACAGCAAATAGAGGATGCACTAAATGAAGCTTTAATTGAAGCTAAAGTTTTAGAGGCTCCCCAAATAACTCCTCAAAAGTAA